One Actinomycetospora corticicola genomic window, CGGCGGAGGTCGGTCGGCTGGTCGGGCAGCTCTCCACCCTGCAGACGCAGCTCGACGACCTGGCCACGGCCGCCGGGCACCGCCGCGAGCTCGCGAACCGTGCGGTGGCCGACGAGACCGCCGCGCAAGCCCGGGTGGCGTCGACACGCGCCGATGCATCGGCCGCGCGGCAGGACGCCGACCGGATCGCGGGCGAGGCCGAGCAGGCCCGCGCGCGGGTCGACGCGTGGGTCGCCGCCCAGTTCCAGCAGGCCGACTCCTCGAGCATCGTCGCCGCGCTGGCCGGGACGAACGGCCCGAACGACGTCGCGGAGCGCCTGCAGCTGCAGGGCCTGGTCTCCGACGAGCAGACCGCGGCCCTCGACGGCTACGAGCGGATGCGGGTCGACGCCGCGAACGCCGACTCCCGGGCGCGGAAGGCGGCGGGCGACGCCCGGGCCGCGGCCGACACCGCGCGGGACGCCGCGACCACCGCCCGCGACCAGCTGGCGGCCGCCCAGTCCGCGGTCGCGGCGCAGCAACAGCGCATCACCGCCGTCACCGCACAGCGCGCGGCCGCCCAGGCCCGGCTCGCCACCCTCGAGGCCTCCGACGCCGCCCTGGCCGCCCAGCGGCGGCGGGCCGAGGCGGCACAGACCGCCCGCGAGCAGGCGCAGAGCGCCGACGACGCCGCACGACGGGCCGCCGCCGTGGCGCGGCTCGCCCGTGTCGCCCCGAAGCCCGCCGTGACCACGCCGGACCCGGACCCGCCGTCGGGAAGTCCGGGGACACCGACGACGACCTCACCGCCCGCCCCCGCCGATCCGGTGGAGATCGTCATCGACCGGGCTCTGTCCGAGCTCGGCACCACCTACGCGTGGGGCGGCGGGAACGGCGACGGACCGACGCGGGGGATTCGCGACGGCGGGGTCGCGGACGCCTTCGGGGACTTCGACAAGGTCGGCTTCGACTGCTCGGGGCTGATGGTCTACGCCTTCGCCGG contains:
- a CDS encoding NlpC/P60 family protein, encoding MVRALVVTGVLLLALATPAAAQIAPPPPGDPGGPAAEVGRLVGQLSTLQTQLDDLATAAGHRRELANRAVADETAAQARVASTRADASAARQDADRIAGEAEQARARVDAWVAAQFQQADSSSIVAALAGTNGPNDVAERLQLQGLVSDEQTAALDGYERMRVDAANADSRARKAAGDARAAADTARDAATTARDQLAAAQSAVAAQQQRITAVTAQRAAAQARLATLEASDAALAAQRRRAEAAQTAREQAQSADDAARRAAAVARLARVAPKPAVTTPDPDPPSGSPGTPTTTSPPAPADPVEIVIDRALSELGTTYAWGGGNGDGPTRGIRDGGVADAFGDFDKVGFDCSGLMVYAFAGVGKALPHYSGYQADAGPKFPLDQRRPGDMLFWADGDGIHHVALYLGDDRMVEAPESGKVVRVVPVRFDDEIVPTVTRLL